A genomic stretch from Gemmatimonadaceae bacterium includes:
- the mqnC gene encoding dehypoxanthine futalosine cyclase translates to MSRDLLDLYANAPLLELGLEADRARQARHPHSTVTYIVDRNINYTNVCVADCGFCAFYRRPKHAEGYTLSFEEIGQKIEETKALGGVQILIQGGHNPYIPFEWYLDLLRYIKANHPIHIHGFSPSEVDFFSQVFRMDAAEIIRELRKAGLDSIPGGGGEILVQRVRDYAAPGKAGADRWLEIMELAHREGMKTSVTMMYGLGETLAERIEHLQRVRELQARTGGFTAFITWPLQPENTPAFSHQPKTTAVDYLRTVALSRIVLDNVPNLQASWVTMGMKIGQLALRFGCNDFGSLMIEENVVSAANTTHRTTTEELERLIRDAGFTPARRRQDYSIIPIDHPAAA, encoded by the coding sequence ATGTCCCGCGATCTCCTCGACCTGTACGCGAACGCTCCGCTCCTCGAACTCGGACTCGAGGCTGATCGCGCGCGCCAGGCCCGGCACCCGCACTCCACGGTCACCTACATCGTCGACCGCAACATCAACTACACCAACGTCTGCGTCGCCGACTGCGGCTTCTGCGCCTTCTACCGTCGCCCGAAACACGCCGAGGGGTATACGCTGTCCTTCGAGGAGATCGGGCAGAAGATCGAAGAAACCAAGGCGCTCGGCGGCGTGCAGATCCTCATCCAGGGCGGGCACAATCCCTACATCCCGTTCGAGTGGTACCTGGATCTGCTGCGCTACATCAAGGCCAACCACCCGATCCACATTCACGGCTTTTCGCCGAGCGAGGTCGACTTCTTCTCGCAGGTCTTCCGGATGGATGCGGCCGAGATCATCAGGGAGCTGCGGAAGGCCGGGCTTGACTCGATCCCGGGTGGTGGCGGCGAGATCCTGGTGCAACGCGTGCGCGATTACGCCGCGCCGGGCAAGGCCGGCGCCGACCGATGGCTCGAGATCATGGAGCTGGCGCATCGTGAGGGCATGAAGACCTCCGTCACGATGATGTACGGACTGGGCGAGACACTGGCCGAGCGCATCGAGCACCTGCAGCGCGTGCGAGAACTGCAGGCCCGGACCGGCGGCTTCACCGCGTTCATTACCTGGCCGTTGCAGCCCGAGAACACGCCCGCGTTCTCCCACCAGCCCAAGACGACCGCGGTGGACTACCTGCGGACCGTTGCCCTCTCCCGCATCGTGCTGGACAATGTGCCCAATCTGCAGGCCAGCTGGGTGACGATGGGCATGAAGATCGGGCAGTTGGCACTCCGGTTCGGCTGCAACGACTTCGGATCGTTGATGATCGAGGAGAATGTAGTCAGCGCCGCCAACACGACCCACCGCACCACCACGGAGGAGCTCGAACGGCTGATTCGCGACGCCGGCTTCACGCCGGCCCGCCGCCGTCAGGACTACTCCATCATCCCGATCGACC